GAGGTGATGGAGCTGGCGTACTTCGGCGCGAAGGTGCTGCACCCGCTGGCAGTGACGCCCCTTCAGGAGCACGGCATTCCGCTGCGGGTCAAGAGCGCCGCCGACCCCGATTTCGCGGGTACGCTGGTCACGTCGGAAGCTGTCACGCTGGAGGGCCAGTCGGTCAAGGCCGTGACGGCCATCAAGGGCGTGAGCGTCATCACGGTGTCGGGTGCGGGCATCCTGGGCGTGCCGGAAGTGGTCGCTGAAATCTTCCAGACGCTCGCCCGCGAGAACATCACCCTGCTGATGGTGTCGCAGTCGTCGAGCATGTCGAACGTGTCGCTGGCGATTCAGAGCGGCAGCGCTGAACGCACCGTGGCGGCGCTGCGAACCCCGCTGGCAGGCCGGGAACTTCAGGTCGATATTCAGGAAGGACTGGCGGTACTCGCCATCGTGGGTGCGGGCATGCGCGGTACAAAAGGCGTGTCGGCCAAGCTGTTCGGCGCACTGGCCGCTCAGGACATCAACATCTTGATGATCTCGCAGGGATCGAGCGAGCTGAACATCAGCGTCGCCATCGAGGGCAAAGACGCCGACCTCGCCACCCGCGAAGTCCACACTGCCTTCGGCCTGAACGCCCCGGAGCCTGTAGCAGCCGAGGAATAACAGCAGCGCAGGTTTCAAAGAGTGAGACAGGAGAGCGTGCAATCACCGCTCTCCTGTCTCACTTTCTAAAGCGTCAAATCAGAAACAAAGAATCAATTCACAAGCATATTTTATCGTGAATCAATTCACTAACTGCCTCATCATGCACTAAGCCATTCGGCCTGACCACGCTAGCGGCTTCGGCAGATTCGCTTTCGGGGCCATTCCAGCATCATGGAGGCAGCCAGGAAGTCACCCAGACATGCCCGGCACACCACGTCCGGAGGTCTGCACATGTACCAGTCCCATTACGATTCGAATGCTGTCAACGACCACCTGGAGGCGCTGCGAAACGAGGCAGCTCGCGCCCGCCTGAGCGACCACCGCTCCAGCTTCCTGAGCCGCCTGCTGGCCCTGGTCAAGCGCCCCGCCCGCCCCACAGGCACCGTCCAGCACACGTGAACGCCGCCCACATTCAGCAGAAACCGGGAACGCCCTGAACAAGCGTTCCCGGTTTCGTTGTTGTCGTTCTTACGGCGACATGCGCGTGAGCATGCGCGGAAAGGGGATCGCCTCGCGGATATGGTCGATGCCGCACAGCCAGGCGATCACGCGCTCCAGACCCATGCCGTAGCCCGCGTGCGGCACACTGCCGAAGCGCCGCAGATCCAGATACCACTCGAAGGCGTCGAGCGGCAGTCCCTGCGCCTCGATGCGCGATTTCAGCAGAGCGTAGTCGTGAATACGCTCTGAACCGCCGATGATCTCGCCGTACCCCTCGGGGGCGATCATGTCGTCGCACAGGGCCAGCGCCGGGTTTTCCGGATCGGGCTGCATATAGAAGGCCTTGACGGCTGCCGGGTACTTCTCGATCAAGACGGGCCGGTCGAAGTGATAGCCCAGAATCGTCTCGTGCGGGGCACCCAGATCGTCGCCCCACTCGACGGGCCGCACGTCCGGCTGCACGTTCGGCGGCAGGTCGCCCGCCTCGATGTGATTGCGGATGATCGTGAGCGCGTCGGTGTATGTGACTCTGGGATAGTTGCCCTCGGCGGCCCCGGCCAGTTTGCTGGTGTCGCGGCCCAGCAGCGCCAGTTCAGCTTCACACTCCGCCAGCACGCGCCGCACGATGAAGCTGACCATCGCTTCCTGCAGCTCCATGTTCTGCACGTGCGTGCTGGGAGCCACCTCCGGCTCGATCATCCAGAATTCCAACAGATGCCGCCGCGTCTTGGATTTCTCGGCGCGGAAGGTCGGCCCGAAGGTATAGACCTTGCCGAACGCCAGAGCGCCCGCCTCGGCGTGCAGCTGCCCGGTCTGGCTCAGGTACGCCTTGTCTTCTCCGAACAGGTCGATTTCAAACAGTTCGGTGGTGTCTTCCCCGGCATTTGAGGTAAAAAACGGCGAGTCGAAGCGCACGAACCCCTGCTCGTGGAAGAAGGCTCCGATGGCGCGTTCCACACAGTCGCGCACCCGCAGAATCGCCCACGGGCGGCGGTGCCGCAACCACAGGTGGCGGTGATCCATCAGAAATTCGATGCCGTGTTCTTTGGGCGTGATCGGGTACTCGCCTTCCGGGAGACCGACGGGCGCGAGACTCTGCACGCTGAGTTCGACGCCGCCGGGCGCACGTTCGTCGGCCCGCACGATGCCGGTGACGCTCAGACTCTGCTCCTGCACCAGCCGCCGCGCCGCCTCGAAGACCTCCTCCGAAACGTCGGCCTTGAACACGGTCGCCTGCACGAAGCCGCTGCCGTCGCGCAGTTTGAGAAACTGCAATTTGCCTTTGCCGCTCTTGTCGGTCAGCCAGGCCGTGAACGTCACTTCCTCGCCTAGGTGCTCTTTCAGGTCTGCAATAGATGTCATGACGGCTCAGTATAAGAGGGTGCTGTTTGCAAATGCCGCAGCACCGAGCAGCGTGACCCCCACTCCAGCATTCCGCCGCGCCGCCTTGGCTGCAACACTCGCCACACTTTCCGTATATCGGCAGGCAATCGGCGCGCCATGTTCGCCGTCTACGCAACTTTATTGCGTTTGACCTGATAACAGGGGAGAGTGGCGCAATCCAGCTCGAAATATACGCTAAGATATGTGTCAATGTTGCCCTCTGACCTGACCACCCTGTTCGATGACCATCAGCCGCATACTCTGCTGACCCCCGGCCCCACGCCGATTCACCCGGACGCCACCCGTGCCTTTCTGCGTCCGATGCTGGGGCATATGGACAGGGAAGTCTTCGCGCTCAACCGCGCCATTCAGACCGATCTTCAGACGATGTATGGCACGGCCGAAGGAGCCTTTACCGCGCTGCTGGCGGGCACCGGGAGCCTGGGCATGGAGGCGGGGTTCGCCAATCTGGTCGAGCGCGGTGACGAAGTGCTGGTGTGTGCCAACGGTTCATTCGGGCGGCGAATGGCAGAAATGGCCGCCCGCTACGGCGCACGCGTGCGGCTGGTGACAG
Above is a genomic segment from Deinococcus ruber containing:
- the asnS gene encoding asparagine--tRNA ligase; its protein translation is MTSIADLKEHLGEEVTFTAWLTDKSGKGKLQFLKLRDGSGFVQATVFKADVSEEVFEAARRLVQEQSLSVTGIVRADERAPGGVELSVQSLAPVGLPEGEYPITPKEHGIEFLMDHRHLWLRHRRPWAILRVRDCVERAIGAFFHEQGFVRFDSPFFTSNAGEDTTELFEIDLFGEDKAYLSQTGQLHAEAGALAFGKVYTFGPTFRAEKSKTRRHLLEFWMIEPEVAPSTHVQNMELQEAMVSFIVRRVLAECEAELALLGRDTSKLAGAAEGNYPRVTYTDALTIIRNHIEAGDLPPNVQPDVRPVEWGDDLGAPHETILGYHFDRPVLIEKYPAAVKAFYMQPDPENPALALCDDMIAPEGYGEIIGGSERIHDYALLKSRIEAQGLPLDAFEWYLDLRRFGSVPHAGYGMGLERVIAWLCGIDHIREAIPFPRMLTRMSP